A region from the Vicia villosa cultivar HV-30 ecotype Madison, WI linkage group LG3, Vvil1.0, whole genome shotgun sequence genome encodes:
- the LOC131662248 gene encoding protein ALP1-like isoform X2, producing MKVSRDYLKFHDYNLDGLEANKWKWFENSIGALDGTHIPATVAAEDRPRYRNRKGDISTNVLGVCGPDLRFIYVLLGWEGSAGDSRVLRDALHRQNCLRIPNGKYFLVDVGYTNGPGFLAPYRGTRYHLKEWVGNTPQNYKELFNLRHSSARNLISRNGF from the exons ATGAAAGTAAGCCGAGATTATTTGAAGTTTCACGACTATAATCTAGACGGCCTTGAGGCAAATAAATGGAAATGGTTTGAG aATTCAATTGGAGCACTTGATGGGACACATATTCCAGCAACAGTTGCTGCAGAAGATAGGCCTAGATACCGTAATAGAAAGGGTGACATATCTACAAATGTTTTAGGAGTTTGTGGTCCAGATTTAAGGTTTATCTATGTGTTACTAGGGTGGGAAGggtctgcaggagattctcgggtATTGCGAGATGCTTTACATCGTCAAAATTGTCTTCGAATTCCAAACG GTAAATACTTTCTTGTGGATGTGGGATATACAAATGGTCCTGGATTTTTAGCACCATATAGAGGGACTAGATATCATCTCAAAGAGTGGGTTGGAAACACTCCTCAAAATTACAAGGAATTGTTTAATCTTCGTCATTCAAGTGCAAGAAAT TTGATTTCAAGAAATGGATTCTAG
- the LOC131662248 gene encoding protein ALP1-like isoform X3: MKVSRDYLKFHDYNLDGLEANKWKWFENSIGALDGTHIPATVAAEDRPRYRNRKGDISTNVLGVCGPDLRFIYVLLGWEGSAGDSRVLRDALHRQNCLRIPNGKYFLVDVGYTNGPGFLAPYRGTRYHLKEWVGNTPQNYKELFNLRHSSARNVIES; the protein is encoded by the exons ATGAAAGTAAGCCGAGATTATTTGAAGTTTCACGACTATAATCTAGACGGCCTTGAGGCAAATAAATGGAAATGGTTTGAG aATTCAATTGGAGCACTTGATGGGACACATATTCCAGCAACAGTTGCTGCAGAAGATAGGCCTAGATACCGTAATAGAAAGGGTGACATATCTACAAATGTTTTAGGAGTTTGTGGTCCAGATTTAAGGTTTATCTATGTGTTACTAGGGTGGGAAGggtctgcaggagattctcgggtATTGCGAGATGCTTTACATCGTCAAAATTGTCTTCGAATTCCAAACG GTAAATACTTTCTTGTGGATGTGGGATATACAAATGGTCCTGGATTTTTAGCACCATATAGAGGGACTAGATATCATCTCAAAGAGTGGGTTGGAAACACTCCTCAAAATTACAAGGAATTGTTTAATCTTCGTCATTCAAGTGCAAGAAATGTAATTGAAAG TTGA
- the LOC131662248 gene encoding protein ALP1-like isoform X1 produces the protein MKVSRDYLKFHDYNLDGLEANKWKWFENSIGALDGTHIPATVAAEDRPRYRNRKGDISTNVLGVCGPDLRFIYVLLGWEGSAGDSRVLRDALHRQNCLRIPNGKYFLVDVGYTNGPGFLAPYRGTRYHLKEWVGNTPQNYKELFNLRHSSARNVIERSFWILKKRWSILRTPYFFDIKTQIRIINACFILHNFIIDEKQSGQYLEAQDLDLLSIVDEELTNQQTKRGTTNGVDEVASVQVTEEWTTFRDTYAIKMFAEYQERRNISYA, from the exons ATGAAAGTAAGCCGAGATTATTTGAAGTTTCACGACTATAATCTAGACGGCCTTGAGGCAAATAAATGGAAATGGTTTGAG aATTCAATTGGAGCACTTGATGGGACACATATTCCAGCAACAGTTGCTGCAGAAGATAGGCCTAGATACCGTAATAGAAAGGGTGACATATCTACAAATGTTTTAGGAGTTTGTGGTCCAGATTTAAGGTTTATCTATGTGTTACTAGGGTGGGAAGggtctgcaggagattctcgggtATTGCGAGATGCTTTACATCGTCAAAATTGTCTTCGAATTCCAAACG GTAAATACTTTCTTGTGGATGTGGGATATACAAATGGTCCTGGATTTTTAGCACCATATAGAGGGACTAGATATCATCTCAAAGAGTGGGTTGGAAACACTCCTCAAAATTACAAGGAATTGTTTAATCTTCGTCATTCAAGTGCAAGAAATGTAATTGAAAGGTCATTTTGGATATTGAAGAAAAGATGGAGTATATTAAGAACTCCTtatttttttgatataaaaacacaaattagaattattaatgcTTGTTTCATATTGCACAATTTCATAATAGATGAAAAACAAAGTGGTCAATATTTAGAGGCTCAAGACTTGGATCTTTTATCTATTGTTGATGAAGAGTTAACCAACCAAcaaacaaaaagaggaacaaCTAATGGTGTAGATGAGGTCGCAAGTGTTCAAGTGACTGAAGAGTGGACAACATTTCGTGACACATATGCGATAAAAATGTTTGCTGAGTATCAAGAGAGAAGAAATATTTCTTATGCTTAG